A part of Saliniradius amylolyticus genomic DNA contains:
- a CDS encoding flagellar hook-length control protein FliK → MQQVATPNPAIAAPKVKGSESRSPQTASESNGAFSEHFTRQQAANESKSAKQTESASRTEVSERAAVSTDKDNRISDKPKHDSERSAKKGEAASQGVKGKTREHPEATQHPDQHKKAQAESDKTAASSQSAQSPAKPIQAEQKDHVEEGESPENQHWLDLIHELADQHISQQGSVDKQKQSEDVSEEVTSDPDDNAPSMAKWLEQLGFDADRVLQELDGEQRQQLEAIMAELQATDNSGEPKELVHFLDKLTRFLQQQSADKGEAANQDNPEDMPLDPKWLNGQTQKLLQAINQFNKEADGEGPGQEVKVGVQELTLLRQQLMAQESTGLTTETESDEVLQLIRDKLLKIQGKGTADVSSAGASDSGNNSTASNAEPDMERTLKALARLSDTKLDQALSQASQALQGADESEKSSFISSLKAGVEEMKAQLKQGREPGLDLKALVAQALSSEGESSDKQTATLQDAIQRLTSLTDSQSRAQAQTSPPAELMNSPMAAERAGVGHVEATSGSKAAQPTSSPAGQMERAINIAKSEAAQQLADRVRMLVDQGNMSADIRLDPPDLGSMQIRVQMNGEQASVNMTVQNQQAKEMLDQAMPRLRELLSEKGIELGQSSVEQEQQQAQEQSSQGQGAGGSSEGHDGEQGEDSETGVEMSVVNGSLGGIDYFV, encoded by the coding sequence ATGCAACAAGTTGCCACCCCCAACCCAGCGATTGCCGCCCCTAAAGTAAAAGGCAGCGAATCCCGGTCGCCACAGACGGCTTCAGAGTCGAATGGCGCTTTTTCTGAGCACTTTACTCGGCAACAAGCCGCCAATGAGTCGAAATCAGCAAAACAAACAGAATCGGCAAGCCGCACTGAAGTGTCTGAGCGGGCGGCGGTGTCCACCGATAAGGACAACCGGATTTCTGACAAGCCAAAGCATGATTCCGAGCGGTCTGCAAAGAAAGGTGAGGCGGCTAGTCAGGGCGTAAAAGGCAAGACAAGAGAGCACCCTGAAGCAACTCAGCATCCAGATCAACATAAAAAGGCACAAGCGGAGTCCGATAAGACAGCGGCGTCCTCGCAGTCTGCCCAGTCACCGGCAAAACCCATTCAGGCAGAGCAAAAAGATCATGTCGAAGAGGGGGAGTCGCCGGAGAACCAACACTGGCTGGATTTGATTCATGAGCTGGCCGACCAGCATATCAGTCAGCAGGGGAGTGTCGATAAGCAAAAGCAGTCTGAGGATGTGTCGGAAGAGGTGACCTCTGACCCGGATGACAATGCTCCGTCGATGGCGAAATGGCTGGAACAGCTGGGCTTCGATGCCGATAGAGTGCTACAGGAGCTGGATGGTGAACAGCGCCAGCAGCTTGAGGCCATAATGGCTGAGCTGCAAGCGACTGATAATAGTGGCGAGCCTAAAGAGCTTGTCCATTTTCTTGATAAATTAACGCGCTTTTTGCAACAACAGTCGGCGGACAAAGGTGAGGCTGCGAATCAGGATAACCCAGAGGATATGCCCTTAGATCCTAAGTGGCTGAACGGCCAGACCCAGAAGTTATTGCAGGCCATAAACCAATTCAATAAAGAGGCTGACGGAGAAGGACCCGGTCAGGAGGTTAAGGTCGGCGTGCAGGAATTGACTCTGCTGCGTCAGCAGTTAATGGCTCAGGAAAGTACTGGACTGACTACCGAAACCGAGTCTGACGAGGTGCTGCAACTGATACGCGATAAGCTCCTTAAGATTCAGGGTAAGGGGACGGCAGACGTGTCATCCGCCGGAGCGTCAGACTCTGGCAACAACTCAACTGCCAGCAATGCTGAGCCGGATATGGAGAGAACGCTTAAGGCTTTGGCACGGCTCTCTGATACCAAACTGGACCAGGCACTGAGTCAGGCCAGTCAGGCTCTGCAAGGCGCTGATGAGTCGGAGAAAAGCAGCTTTATCAGTAGTCTTAAGGCCGGTGTGGAAGAAATGAAGGCCCAGCTAAAACAAGGTCGCGAACCTGGACTGGACTTAAAAGCTCTGGTGGCACAGGCCCTTTCTTCTGAAGGCGAAAGCAGCGATAAGCAAACCGCGACGTTGCAGGATGCCATACAACGTCTTACCAGCCTGACTGATTCCCAGAGTCGTGCGCAGGCTCAGACGTCACCGCCCGCGGAACTCATGAACTCACCCATGGCGGCCGAACGAGCTGGCGTCGGTCACGTTGAGGCCACGTCGGGGAGCAAGGCCGCTCAGCCAACTTCAAGCCCTGCCGGGCAGATGGAGCGGGCCATTAACATAGCCAAGTCCGAGGCAGCTCAACAGCTGGCGGATCGAGTAAGGATGCTGGTGGATCAGGGTAATATGTCGGCGGATATTCGTCTGGATCCACCGGATTTGGGTTCCATGCAGATTCGTGTGCAGATGAACGGCGAGCAGGCCAGCGTGAATATGACGGTACAAAACCAGCAGGCCAAAGAGATGCTGGACCAGGCGATGCCAAGGCTCAGAGAACTATTATCAGAAAAGGGCATTGAACTGGGACAATCTTCTGTAGAGCAGGAACAGCAGCAGGCTCAGGAACAGAGCAGCCAAGGACAAGGGGCAGGCGGTTCGTCTGAGGGACACGACGGCGAGCAGGGTGAAGACAGTGAAACTGGCGTCGAGATGAGCGTGGTGAATGGCAGTCTGGGTGGCATTGATTATTTTGTTTAG
- the flhB gene encoding flagellar biosynthesis protein FlhB, whose protein sequence is MAEESAAEKTEEPTEKKIKKAREKGQIARSKELPTTAVLIGAAVCMVVFGHFVATALYRAMERTFTLSRDEVFDTKHMFQALGAFVGEVAFPLAMILIILMVVGIVASTILGGFNFSWKAAAPQFNKLNPINGFKRMFGPNGLVELVKALGKFLLVAVSAVTAMMIFQNEAIHLDQEVYPRNIFHALELVSWVFLIICCAMIPIVALDVPYQSYKHNKEMKMTKQEVKDEHKNQEGDPQIKGKQRQLQMQASARRMMQQVPEADVVVTNPTHYSVALKYEEDGERAPILVAKGADELALHIRKIATAHEVPIIESPMLARSIYHSTDENQEVPEKLFMAVAQVLAYVYQMKQWRKGRGKRPKPLAKDLPIPPDMRH, encoded by the coding sequence ATGGCTGAAGAATCTGCCGCGGAAAAAACCGAAGAACCCACGGAGAAAAAAATCAAGAAAGCTCGCGAGAAGGGGCAGATCGCCCGTTCAAAAGAGCTTCCAACCACGGCGGTACTCATTGGCGCTGCGGTCTGTATGGTGGTGTTTGGCCACTTTGTGGCAACCGCGCTTTACCGCGCTATGGAGCGGACCTTTACGCTCTCCCGTGATGAGGTGTTCGATACCAAACATATGTTTCAGGCCTTAGGCGCTTTTGTGGGGGAAGTGGCGTTTCCGTTGGCGATGATTCTGATCATCTTGATGGTGGTAGGCATCGTGGCCAGCACCATCCTCGGCGGCTTTAACTTTTCCTGGAAGGCGGCAGCGCCCCAGTTTAATAAGCTCAACCCCATTAATGGTTTCAAGCGTATGTTTGGTCCAAATGGCCTGGTGGAGCTGGTTAAGGCGCTGGGTAAGTTCCTGCTGGTAGCGGTGAGTGCGGTTACCGCTATGATGATTTTCCAGAATGAAGCCATTCACCTGGACCAGGAAGTCTACCCTCGTAACATTTTTCACGCCCTGGAGTTAGTCAGTTGGGTATTTTTGATTATCTGCTGTGCGATGATTCCCATCGTCGCGCTGGATGTGCCGTATCAGTCTTACAAGCACAACAAAGAAATGAAGATGACTAAGCAAGAAGTGAAGGATGAACATAAAAACCAGGAGGGTGACCCTCAGATCAAGGGTAAGCAGCGTCAGCTTCAGATGCAGGCTTCAGCGAGGCGGATGATGCAGCAAGTGCCGGAGGCGGATGTTGTCGTCACCAACCCCACACACTACTCTGTGGCTTTAAAATATGAGGAAGATGGTGAACGGGCACCCATTCTGGTGGCGAAAGGGGCTGATGAATTAGCTTTGCATATCCGTAAGATTGCCACGGCTCACGAAGTGCCCATCATAGAATCGCCGATGTTGGCCCGTTCCATCTATCACTCCACCGATGAAAATCAGGAAGTGCCCGAGAAACTGTTTATGGCGGTGGCTCAGGTGCTGGCTTACGTGTACCAGATGAAGCAATGGCGCAAGGGCAGAGGCAAGCGGCCTAAGCCCCTTGCCAAAGACTTACCCATTCCACCGGATATGCGTCACTAA
- the fliO gene encoding flagellar biosynthetic protein FliO, which translates to MLLVKSNVSRSLNKAPLISSVLSLAWLPMTVAGQESESSPRTVGSSADLLTLGLSLAVVIGVIYALAYVLKRMNVSHTGNRQIKVVASAAMGTRERVCVIEVAGEQHLLGVTANQISHLATLSEHIDTSSSEVTVPFKDRLAQFMNGSAAQNKGSGQ; encoded by the coding sequence ATGTTATTAGTCAAATCGAACGTATCAAGAAGCTTAAATAAAGCCCCTCTGATTTCCTCGGTGCTCAGTCTGGCCTGGTTGCCAATGACTGTGGCAGGCCAGGAATCTGAGAGTAGTCCTCGCACGGTCGGCAGTTCTGCCGACCTTCTTACACTTGGCTTATCACTGGCCGTGGTCATTGGTGTTATTTATGCCTTAGCCTATGTGCTGAAGCGCATGAATGTCAGCCATACCGGTAATCGTCAGATTAAAGTGGTGGCCTCGGCCGCCATGGGTACCCGGGAGCGCGTGTGTGTGATCGAAGTGGCCGGCGAACAACATTTACTCGGTGTGACGGCGAACCAGATCAGTCATCTGGCCACTCTAAGTGAGCATATCGATACCTCGTCCTCTGAGGTTACCGTACCGTTTAAAGATCGACTGGCGCAGTTTATGAATGGTTCGGCCGCGCAGAACAAGGGCTCCGGACAATGA
- the fliL gene encoding flagellar basal body-associated protein FliL yields MADDKELEVKEGGSKKKLIVIIAVAVLLLGGGAGAYFMFMGGSDTPMPEQDTATAPAEADDGTPQAKLGSARYVAMPRPFVFNVPGIGRDRLVQIEVQLMVRGNDNEEEAKKHIPMIEGTLLRVFSSTNAEDLATEAGKVALKEQSTREVRAAMKDVSGREVVEKVLFTGFVMQ; encoded by the coding sequence ATGGCAGATGATAAAGAACTGGAAGTAAAAGAAGGCGGTAGTAAGAAAAAACTGATAGTGATCATCGCTGTCGCCGTACTGTTGCTCGGTGGTGGTGCCGGAGCCTATTTTATGTTTATGGGCGGCTCTGATACCCCGATGCCTGAGCAGGATACTGCTACTGCACCGGCTGAAGCCGATGATGGTACGCCACAAGCAAAACTGGGATCGGCGCGCTACGTTGCCATGCCCCGGCCCTTTGTCTTTAATGTGCCCGGTATCGGCCGTGATCGTCTGGTGCAAATTGAGGTGCAGTTGATGGTTCGGGGCAATGACAATGAAGAAGAAGCCAAGAAGCACATTCCCATGATAGAAGGGACCTTGCTGAGAGTCTTCAGTAGCACCAACGCCGAAGATTTAGCGACCGAAGCAGGCAAGGTCGCGCTGAAAGAACAGTCGACCCGCGAAGTACGCGCCGCCATGAAAGACGTGTCGGGCCGGGAAGTGGTAGAGAAAGTGCTCTTTACCGGATTTGTGATGCAATAA
- the fliQ gene encoding flagellar biosynthesis protein FliQ, whose protein sequence is MSPELFVEILRDALEMVIIMVTAIILPSLIVGLIVSVFQAATSINEQTINFLPRLLVTMLAIMLGGHWMTDRMTSFFIDMVQRIPEVVG, encoded by the coding sequence ATGAGTCCCGAGTTATTTGTCGAGATCTTAAGGGATGCACTGGAGATGGTGATCATTATGGTAACGGCCATCATCCTGCCCAGCCTGATCGTGGGACTGATTGTGTCGGTGTTTCAGGCCGCGACCTCCATTAACGAACAGACCATTAACTTCTTGCCTCGTTTGCTGGTAACCATGCTGGCGATCATGCTGGGTGGTCACTGGATGACCGATAGAATGACCAGCTTTTTTATCGATATGGTGCAGCGGATCCCTGAAGTGGTTGGCTAG
- the fliR gene encoding flagellar biosynthetic protein FliR, with amino-acid sequence MDILATTITQFLVDLTLPFMRVVGMFTAMVGFSARNVNPRVRVMLAVFVTLLVMPMMEPIPITQLLSVGSFLLIIQQLLIGIAIGFLSSLMLNTFVLAGQILAMQTGLGFASIVDPVNGINVPAVGQFYLILATLLFWAMDCHLIMLQMIAASFEAFPVGSGWFTGEQFREIAHWGSYMFLAAVTMSLAPIMSLLVVNLSFGVMTKAAPQLNIFSLGFAIAQKVGFVVMWVTIGNFIYHFESQWDRAQLLMCQLLRVCPP; translated from the coding sequence ATGGACATTCTTGCCACCACCATTACCCAATTCCTGGTGGATCTGACGCTACCCTTTATGAGAGTTGTGGGCATGTTCACTGCAATGGTGGGGTTCAGTGCCCGTAACGTGAACCCCAGAGTGCGGGTGATGTTGGCGGTGTTTGTCACTCTGCTGGTGATGCCCATGATGGAACCGATTCCCATCACCCAATTACTCTCAGTGGGTTCTTTCTTACTGATCATTCAGCAACTTCTGATCGGCATTGCCATCGGTTTTTTGTCTTCCCTGATGCTTAATACCTTTGTATTAGCCGGGCAAATCTTAGCTATGCAAACCGGCCTGGGTTTTGCGTCGATCGTCGATCCGGTCAACGGAATTAACGTACCAGCGGTGGGTCAGTTCTATCTGATTCTCGCCACCCTGTTGTTTTGGGCGATGGATTGTCACTTGATCATGTTGCAGATGATCGCCGCCAGCTTTGAAGCCTTCCCGGTGGGAAGCGGCTGGTTTACCGGCGAGCAGTTTCGGGAAATCGCCCATTGGGGCTCTTATATGTTTCTGGCTGCAGTGACGATGTCCTTGGCCCCCATTATGTCACTATTGGTAGTGAACCTGTCTTTTGGTGTGATGACTAAAGCCGCGCCACAGTTAAATATTTTCTCTCTGGGGTTTGCCATCGCTCAGAAAGTGGGCTTTGTAGTGATGTGGGTTACCATTGGTAACTTTATCTATCATTTCGAAAGTCAATGGGACCGCGCGCAATTGCTGATGTGTCAGCTGCTGCGTGTCTGTCCGCCTTAA
- a CDS encoding carbohydrate kinase family protein, with protein MSNALISGSVAFDNILVFHDKFKNHISPENVHILNVCFMVPQMQRNFGGTAGNIAYNLKQLGGAPLPMATVGSDFAPYAEWMDQKGIPRNYVKAVNDHYTAQAFITTDEDDNQITAFHPGAMDVAEQQKIADIKEPLSWGIVSPNSKGAMQQHARQLHEAGVPFIFDPGQGLPMFDGDELLELVQKANILAVNDYEWQVTQEKTKHTAKDLASQLDALIVTRGREGADFYTADDEFHLDALTPEQVADPTGCGDAFRAGLLYGLIEGQDLNTAGQIGCTMGCIKVESEGPQNHQATPDIVKRRMQRAYGGSF; from the coding sequence ATGTCGAATGCCTTGATCAGTGGTTCCGTTGCCTTTGACAACATCCTGGTTTTTCACGATAAGTTTAAGAATCACATCTCTCCCGAGAACGTGCATATCCTGAATGTCTGTTTTATGGTGCCGCAGATGCAGCGTAACTTTGGTGGCACGGCCGGCAATATCGCGTATAACCTCAAACAGTTAGGAGGGGCACCACTGCCGATGGCGACGGTCGGCTCAGACTTTGCGCCCTACGCCGAATGGATGGATCAAAAGGGCATCCCGCGTAATTATGTGAAAGCGGTTAATGACCACTACACCGCTCAGGCTTTTATCACCACTGACGAAGACGACAACCAAATCACCGCCTTCCATCCCGGTGCCATGGATGTGGCCGAGCAGCAGAAAATTGCTGATATCAAAGAGCCATTGAGCTGGGGCATTGTCAGCCCCAACAGCAAGGGGGCTATGCAGCAGCACGCCAGACAATTGCATGAGGCGGGTGTGCCCTTTATCTTCGACCCGGGTCAGGGGCTGCCCATGTTCGATGGTGATGAACTGCTGGAGCTGGTGCAAAAGGCCAACATTCTGGCGGTGAATGACTATGAGTGGCAGGTCACTCAGGAGAAAACCAAACATACCGCCAAGGATCTGGCCAGTCAGTTAGACGCACTGATCGTCACCCGTGGTCGGGAAGGGGCGGACTTCTATACAGCGGACGACGAGTTTCACCTGGACGCACTCACGCCCGAGCAAGTCGCCGACCCCACCGGTTGTGGTGACGCTTTCAGGGCAGGCCTGTTGTATGGACTGATCGAAGGGCAGGATCTGAACACAGCCGGCCAGATCGGCTGCACCATGGGCTGTATTAAGGTGGAGTCGGAAGGACCACAAAATCACCAGGCCACACCGGATATCGTCAAACGGCGCATGCAGCGGGCCTACGGTGGCTCGTTTTAG
- the fliN gene encoding flagellar motor switch protein FliN, with product MSTENDDGMDDWAAAMAEQAESEGEDGGDEQSQDDVQVAELDELQEEEPADISQEEKKKLDTILDIPVTISMEVGRTSISIRNLLQLNQGSVVELDRVAGEPLDVLVNGTLIAHGEVVVVNDKFGIRLTDVISQIERIKKLK from the coding sequence ATGAGCACTGAAAATGATGACGGAATGGACGATTGGGCTGCGGCCATGGCCGAACAGGCTGAGTCAGAAGGCGAAGATGGCGGCGATGAGCAGTCGCAAGACGACGTGCAGGTCGCCGAACTGGATGAGCTGCAAGAAGAAGAGCCTGCCGATATTTCTCAGGAAGAAAAAAAGAAGCTGGACACTATTCTGGATATTCCTGTTACCATCTCCATGGAGGTGGGGCGAACCAGCATCAGCATCCGTAACCTGTTGCAACTCAACCAGGGCTCGGTGGTCGAACTGGATCGTGTCGCCGGCGAACCACTGGACGTTCTGGTCAATGGTACCCTGATTGCTCACGGCGAAGTGGTAGTGGTGAACGACAAATTTGGTATTAGGCTTACGGATGTTATTAGTCAAATCGAACGTATCAAGAAGCTTAAATAA
- the fliP gene encoding flagellar type III secretion system pore protein FliP (The bacterial flagellar biogenesis protein FliP forms a type III secretion system (T3SS)-type pore required for flagellar assembly.) encodes MIRWLLLTVVLAAGLVPELAWAQSSGIKAVTVTTNPDGTQDYSMTLQALAIMTALSLIPAFVLMMTSFTRIIVVLAILRQAIGLQQSPSNQILIGVSLFLSLFIMAPVFDKMNEVALQPYLDEDITFLQAYERGKEPMRAFMLAQTRVKDLETFVKIGNMQGEIDDPRNVPMTVLIPAFVTSELKTAFQIGFMLFIPFLILDLVVASVLMAMGMMMLSPMIVSLPFKLMLFVLVDGWNLIFGTLATSFGMGV; translated from the coding sequence ATGATTCGCTGGCTCCTGCTGACTGTTGTTTTAGCCGCTGGGCTGGTGCCCGAGCTAGCTTGGGCACAAAGTTCGGGCATCAAGGCGGTCACAGTGACCACCAATCCGGATGGCACCCAAGACTACTCCATGACCTTGCAGGCGCTGGCGATCATGACCGCGCTCAGTCTGATCCCTGCCTTTGTGTTGATGATGACCAGTTTCACACGCATTATCGTTGTGCTGGCAATATTGCGTCAGGCTATCGGCCTGCAGCAGTCGCCCTCCAATCAGATCCTGATCGGTGTCAGCCTGTTCCTGAGCCTGTTTATCATGGCTCCGGTGTTTGACAAGATGAACGAGGTGGCTCTGCAGCCCTACCTGGACGAAGACATCACCTTTTTGCAGGCGTATGAGCGAGGCAAGGAGCCCATGCGTGCCTTTATGCTGGCCCAGACTCGGGTTAAGGACTTAGAAACCTTTGTAAAAATAGGCAATATGCAGGGGGAGATCGATGATCCTCGTAACGTGCCCATGACCGTTTTGATACCCGCCTTTGTGACCAGTGAGCTTAAAACCGCGTTCCAGATTGGGTTTATGCTGTTTATTCCCTTTTTGATTTTGGACTTAGTGGTGGCCTCGGTGCTGATGGCAATGGGTATGATGATGCTCTCACCAATGATTGTGTCCTTGCCCTTTAAGCTAATGCTGTTTGTGTTAGTGGATGGCTGGAATCTGATTTTTGGCACTCTGGCCACGAGCTTTGGGATGGGTGTATGA
- the fliM gene encoding flagellar motor switch protein FliM — MSDLLSQDEIDALLHGVDDVEEEDVESSEPSGATLEYDFSSQDRIVRGRMPTLEIVNERFARHMRVSLFNMMRRSAEVSINGIQMIKFGEYIHTLFVPTSLNMVRFRPLKGTGLITMEARLVFILVDNFFGGDGRYHAKIEGREFTPTERRIIQMLLKLIFEDYKEAWAPVMDVSFEYLDSEVNPAMANIVSPTEVIVISSFHIELDGGGGDFHVALPYSMLEPIRELLDAGVQSDKEDTDLRWSKALRDEIMDVEVGVSATLLELELSLQDIMNMKEGDIIPVEMPEHVTMFIEDLPTFRTKMGRSRENLALKVTEKIPRPTSVKSELQLLTKGGRRLDSDAELAVLEDDL, encoded by the coding sequence GTGAGCGACTTATTATCCCAAGACGAAATCGATGCCCTGTTACACGGGGTCGATGATGTCGAAGAAGAAGACGTTGAGTCCAGTGAGCCCTCGGGGGCAACGCTGGAGTATGACTTCTCGTCGCAGGATCGTATTGTCCGGGGACGGATGCCAACGCTGGAGATCGTCAACGAACGCTTTGCCCGTCATATGCGGGTGAGCCTGTTTAATATGATGCGTCGCAGTGCAGAGGTGTCTATCAACGGCATCCAGATGATCAAGTTCGGCGAGTACATCCATACTCTGTTTGTACCCACTAGCTTGAATATGGTGCGCTTCAGGCCGCTGAAAGGTACTGGCCTGATCACCATGGAAGCACGTCTGGTTTTCATTCTGGTGGACAACTTCTTCGGTGGTGATGGTCGCTACCATGCCAAGATCGAAGGACGGGAATTTACTCCCACCGAGCGGCGGATTATCCAGATGCTGCTCAAACTTATTTTCGAAGATTACAAAGAAGCCTGGGCACCGGTGATGGACGTCTCTTTCGAGTATTTAGACTCGGAAGTGAATCCAGCCATGGCGAATATTGTCAGCCCCACCGAAGTTATCGTCATTAGTTCCTTTCACATCGAGTTGGATGGGGGCGGCGGTGACTTCCATGTGGCGTTACCCTACTCCATGCTGGAGCCCATTCGTGAGTTGCTGGACGCGGGTGTTCAAAGTGATAAAGAAGATACCGACCTGCGCTGGAGTAAGGCCCTGCGGGACGAAATCATGGATGTGGAAGTCGGCGTTTCTGCAACCTTGCTGGAGCTGGAGCTCTCGCTTCAGGATATTATGAACATGAAGGAAGGGGATATTATTCCGGTGGAAATGCCCGAGCATGTGACCATGTTCATTGAAGATCTGCCCACCTTCCGAACCAAGATGGGACGCTCGAGAGAGAACCTAGCCCTGAAAGTGACCGAGAAGATCCCAAGACCGACCTCGGTGAAATCCGAATTACAGCTATTGACCAAAGGTGGCCGTCGTCTGGACAGTGATGCCGAATTGGCGGTGCTGGAAGATGACCTGTAA
- a CDS encoding methyltransferase domain-containing protein yields the protein MSQQSMRVQDYGSDPTSVRETGKYVEEYIQPFVDKWDELIDWDARAESEGEFFIQKLKERGAKKVLDVATGTGFHSVQLLKAGFEVTSVDGSAEMLSKAFENASRHGFTLRTVLADWRWLNRDIHDYYDAVICLGNSFTHLHDENDRRKALAEMYATLRHDGVLIMDQRNYDALLDEGGKPTHNYYYCGDSVRAEPDYLDPGLARFKYTFADGAVYYLNMFPLRRNYTRRLMQEVGFQRVTTYGDFEEEFSDSEPDFLIHVAEKRYEEGLTMTKDDDNADNSDSIAGSYQAALKKARDYYNSEDADNFYANIWGGEDIHVGIYRRADESIREASARTVKYMLNKLNTLNKDSVVLDIGSGYGGSARYIAANYGCKVIALNLAEEENKRARKLNEEQGLDHLIEVIDGCFEDIPLEHNSVDIVWSQDAILHSGNRPQALNEVNRVLKPGGEFIFTDPMQSDDCPKEVLEPIYQRIHLPNLGSISFYRQMAQQLGWEEVHVDDLTEQLTNHYSRVRSELIAHRDELKQHVSTEYMDTMVEGLGHWVEGGKNRHLSWGVLHFRKPE from the coding sequence ATGAGTCAGCAATCAATGCGGGTCCAGGATTATGGGAGCGACCCGACCTCAGTACGCGAAACCGGAAAGTACGTCGAAGAATACATTCAGCCCTTTGTCGATAAGTGGGATGAACTGATCGACTGGGACGCCCGCGCAGAGAGTGAGGGTGAATTTTTTATCCAGAAGCTTAAAGAGCGGGGCGCGAAGAAAGTATTGGATGTGGCTACCGGCACAGGCTTTCATTCAGTTCAGCTGTTAAAGGCCGGCTTTGAAGTGACCAGTGTGGACGGCTCTGCTGAGATGTTGTCGAAGGCCTTCGAAAACGCATCCAGACACGGGTTTACTCTGCGCACCGTGTTAGCCGACTGGCGCTGGCTGAACCGCGATATTCACGATTACTATGATGCCGTAATCTGCCTGGGAAACTCCTTTACGCATCTTCACGACGAAAACGATCGGCGTAAGGCATTGGCAGAGATGTACGCAACCCTGCGTCACGATGGTGTCTTGATCATGGATCAGCGCAATTACGACGCACTGCTGGATGAGGGAGGCAAACCCACTCACAACTATTATTACTGTGGTGACTCGGTCAGGGCCGAGCCTGACTATCTCGATCCGGGTCTGGCGCGTTTTAAATACACTTTTGCCGATGGCGCAGTTTACTATCTGAACATGTTTCCCCTGCGCCGCAACTACACCCGCCGTCTCATGCAGGAAGTGGGCTTTCAGCGGGTCACTACCTATGGCGATTTTGAAGAAGAGTTTAGCGACAGTGAGCCGGACTTTCTGATCCATGTAGCGGAAAAGCGCTATGAGGAGGGATTAACCATGACCAAAGACGATGATAATGCCGATAACAGCGACTCTATCGCGGGCAGTTATCAGGCGGCCCTGAAGAAAGCGCGGGACTATTACAACAGCGAAGATGCCGATAATTTCTACGCCAATATATGGGGCGGTGAAGACATCCATGTGGGCATTTACCGGCGGGCCGATGAGTCCATTCGAGAGGCCAGTGCCCGTACAGTCAAATATATGCTGAATAAGTTAAACACCCTGAATAAAGACTCGGTGGTGTTGGATATTGGCTCCGGTTATGGCGGCTCGGCCCGCTATATTGCCGCCAACTATGGCTGCAAGGTTATCGCCTTAAACCTAGCGGAAGAAGAGAATAAACGAGCACGCAAACTGAATGAAGAGCAGGGGCTGGATCATCTTATCGAGGTGATCGACGGCTGCTTCGAAGACATCCCGCTGGAGCATAACAGCGTGGATATCGTCTGGTCACAGGATGCCATCTTACACAGTGGTAACCGGCCGCAGGCACTGAATGAAGTTAATCGGGTTCTCAAGCCCGGCGGTGAGTTTATCTTTACCGATCCAATGCAAAGCGATGACTGCCCCAAAGAGGTGTTAGAGCCCATTTATCAGCGCATTCACCTCCCCAATCTGGGCAGCATCAGCTTTTACCGGCAAATGGCCCAGCAACTGGGGTGGGAGGAGGTTCATGTGGATGACCTCACCGAGCAGTTGACCAACCATTACAGCCGTGTGCGGTCAGAGCTCATCGCTCATCGGGACGAGTTAAAGCAGCATGTGTCCACCGAGTATATGGACACCATGGTGGAAGGTCTGGGCCACTGGGTGGAAGGCGGTAAAAATCGTCATCTGAGCTGGGGCGTGCTGCACTTCCGTAAGCCTGAGTAA